In the genome of Bremerella sp. JC817, one region contains:
- a CDS encoding LysM peptidoglycan-binding domain-containing protein, producing METIKTACMVIVLMAIGYGVYTVLNKPEEVPPEVADAADNMDLTLPDFSTLPMPTGAPAASPGTSVAMPAPASDDNAPGFASGRLTAPQLNNTGGGAPSFTPTLSPQREMAQHDDHDHQDHASHGGSDAAPKFAGASDFPPMDNPTATKPAGTMPTPESHIPATPDASRNQLASVYSHGDMGAMPSGMGGNPNSPPSGQFQADWDEAQLYLTQGDLVEAMRRLTPWRNSLELNPSQKDKLNLLLSQLAGTVVYSTQHTLEEPYTVGSSETLESIAQQFQIPSILLQRINGIDNPNALTPGMKIKVMRGPFAAKVDLTHNELILEVDGCYAGRFPITIENGAIIPAGEHEVLRKETNPQFYDDSTQRILTSDDPENPYGGFAVHLDGGVVLHGSGGAGGSISMSQRDAEDIYGILSVGSKVTVRR from the coding sequence GTGGAAACGATTAAAACCGCTTGCATGGTCATTGTACTCATGGCCATTGGCTACGGCGTCTATACCGTGTTGAACAAGCCGGAAGAAGTTCCGCCCGAAGTGGCCGACGCTGCCGACAACATGGATCTGACTCTCCCCGACTTCTCGACGTTGCCGATGCCGACCGGCGCTCCTGCGGCTTCGCCTGGCACCTCGGTCGCGATGCCGGCCCCTGCCAGCGACGACAACGCCCCAGGCTTTGCCAGCGGCCGTCTGACCGCTCCTCAACTGAACAACACCGGCGGCGGTGCTCCGTCGTTCACGCCGACCTTATCGCCTCAGCGTGAAATGGCTCAGCACGACGACCATGATCATCAAGATCACGCTTCGCACGGCGGTTCCGATGCGGCTCCCAAGTTCGCCGGTGCGTCCGACTTCCCTCCCATGGACAACCCGACCGCAACCAAGCCAGCCGGCACGATGCCCACGCCAGAATCACACATTCCGGCCACCCCCGATGCTTCGCGCAACCAGTTGGCCTCGGTCTATAGCCATGGCGATATGGGAGCCATGCCCAGCGGGATGGGTGGCAACCCGAACTCGCCTCCTTCCGGACAGTTTCAAGCCGATTGGGACGAAGCCCAGCTCTATCTGACGCAAGGCGACCTGGTCGAAGCAATGCGCCGCCTGACCCCTTGGCGGAATAGCCTCGAACTGAATCCTTCACAGAAAGATAAGCTGAACCTGCTGCTCAGCCAGTTGGCCGGTACCGTCGTCTACTCGACGCAGCACACTCTGGAAGAGCCTTACACGGTCGGCAGCAGTGAAACACTCGAAAGCATTGCCCAGCAGTTCCAGATCCCTTCGATCTTGCTGCAGCGAATCAATGGTATCGATAACCCGAACGCCCTGACGCCTGGCATGAAGATCAAAGTCATGCGGGGTCCGTTCGCCGCCAAGGTCGATCTGACCCACAACGAACTGATCCTGGAAGTCGATGGCTGCTACGCAGGCCGCTTCCCGATCACCATCGAGAATGGCGCGATCATTCCTGCCGGCGAGCATGAAGTGCTGCGAAAGGAAACCAATCCGCAGTTCTATGACGACTCGACCCAACGAATTCTGACCTCGGACGATCCCGAAAATCCTTACGGCGGCTTTGCCGTGCATTTGGATGGCGGCGTCGTGCTGCATGGCTCTGGCGGTGCTGGCGGTTCGATCAGCATGAGCCAGCGAGATGCCGAAGACATTTACGGTATCTTGTCGGTCGGCTCGAAGGTCACGGTCCGCCGATAA
- a CDS encoding replication-associated recombination protein A: MSLFDQAEAKNFDKAKPLAARMRPRNLGEFVGQKHFLAEGKLLWRLIKSNRLTSVLFYGPPGCGKTTLAQLLASETKSRFRQLNAVTSGVKELREVLQEAQSEVATGGRKTLLFVDEIHRFNKSQQDALLPDVENGIVILVGATTSNPFFAVNSALVSRSQIFQFEPLTPEEIHDVLKNALGDPYRGLGKFDVKLDDDAAQFLGEVCDGDARRALNALEIGVLSTEASPIHFTRQLAEESIQKKAVQYDRDGDTHYDTASALIKSIRGSDVDAAIYWLAKMLEGGEDIRFITRRLIISASEDIGNADPHALTIAVSAMQACEMIGLPECQLTLSQTVAYLACAPKSNAATLAIGEARADIREGRVEPVPMHLRDAHYGGAKDLGHGDGYQYAHNAPDGIAAQSYLGIDREYYRPVPRGFEATLQKRVEVYRKRLRGEEEG, translated from the coding sequence ATGTCTCTGTTTGACCAAGCGGAAGCGAAGAACTTCGACAAAGCCAAGCCGCTGGCGGCTCGGATGCGACCGCGCAACCTCGGCGAGTTCGTCGGCCAGAAGCACTTCCTGGCGGAAGGCAAGCTTTTGTGGCGGCTGATCAAATCGAACCGGCTGACCTCGGTGCTGTTCTATGGCCCGCCGGGCTGCGGCAAGACCACGCTGGCCCAACTGTTGGCTTCTGAAACGAAGTCGCGTTTTCGTCAGCTCAACGCGGTGACCTCGGGCGTGAAAGAACTTCGCGAAGTCTTGCAGGAAGCACAAAGCGAAGTCGCCACCGGCGGCCGCAAGACGCTACTCTTCGTCGACGAGATCCATCGTTTCAACAAGTCGCAGCAAGATGCCCTGCTGCCCGACGTCGAGAATGGAATTGTGATTCTGGTGGGTGCGACCACCAGCAATCCTTTCTTCGCGGTGAACAGCGCCCTGGTAAGCCGCAGCCAGATCTTTCAGTTTGAACCGCTCACGCCGGAAGAGATCCACGATGTGCTGAAGAACGCGCTCGGCGATCCTTACCGGGGGCTCGGCAAGTTCGACGTTAAGCTGGACGACGATGCCGCGCAGTTTCTGGGAGAGGTTTGCGATGGCGACGCCCGCCGGGCTTTGAATGCGCTGGAGATTGGCGTCCTGTCGACCGAAGCGAGTCCGATCCATTTCACGCGGCAACTGGCCGAAGAGTCGATCCAGAAGAAAGCGGTTCAGTACGACCGCGATGGCGACACGCATTACGACACGGCCAGCGCGTTGATCAAAAGCATTCGCGGTAGCGATGTCGACGCGGCCATTTATTGGCTGGCCAAGATGCTGGAAGGTGGCGAAGACATTCGCTTCATCACGCGGCGACTGATTATCTCGGCCAGCGAAGACATCGGTAACGCCGACCCACACGCGTTGACGATCGCGGTCTCGGCGATGCAGGCCTGCGAGATGATCGGCCTGCCGGAGTGCCAGCTCACCCTTTCGCAAACGGTGGCCTACCTGGCGTGTGCTCCCAAGAGTAATGCCGCGACGCTCGCGATTGGCGAGGCCCGAGCCGACATTCGCGAGGGACGCGTCGAGCCCGTTCCAATGCACCTGCGCGACGCTCACTATGGCGGAGCGAAAGATCTGGGGCACGGGGATGGTTATCAATACGCCCACAACGCCCCCGATGGGATCGCCGCTCAAAGTTATCTGGGTATCGATCGCGAATATTATCGCCCGGTGCCGCGAGGCTTCGAGGCGACACTGCAGAAACGTGTTGAGGTCTATCGCAAGCGATTGCGGGGGGAAGAGGAAGGCTAA
- a CDS encoding DUF3050 domain-containing protein yields the protein MIVMPPSAQERLDRIEQVLQPQRQALLEHDVYQKIRDAASLRTFMQYHVFAVWDFMSLLKALQQKLTCVAVPWLPTENNLGRRLVNEIVLGEESDEDGEGGFCSHYELYQASMRQMGADGYLIDRFITRLGQGRDVTAALYESDLPRSIVQFVTNTFDLIASDNLCAIASGFTYGREDLLPGVFQKIVEQVNSELSGSASKFVFYLERHIELDGDHHGPMAHRLLSHLCGDDDDKWQAAEDAALRSLEARQLLWNGMLEALAY from the coding sequence ATGATTGTCATGCCACCTTCCGCGCAAGAGCGTCTGGATCGGATCGAACAGGTACTGCAGCCCCAACGCCAGGCGCTGCTGGAACACGACGTCTACCAGAAGATTCGCGACGCAGCTTCGTTGCGGACTTTCATGCAATACCATGTCTTCGCCGTCTGGGACTTCATGTCCCTGCTGAAGGCGCTGCAGCAGAAACTGACCTGCGTCGCGGTGCCTTGGCTTCCGACCGAGAACAATCTGGGGCGCCGCCTGGTGAACGAGATCGTCCTTGGCGAAGAGAGCGACGAGGATGGCGAAGGTGGCTTCTGCAGTCACTACGAACTGTACCAGGCCTCGATGCGTCAGATGGGTGCCGATGGCTACCTGATTGATCGCTTCATCACGCGACTGGGCCAAGGCCGCGACGTGACGGCTGCGTTGTACGAATCGGACCTGCCCCGTTCGATCGTGCAGTTCGTGACCAACACCTTCGATTTGATCGCCAGCGATAACTTGTGTGCGATCGCATCTGGCTTCACCTACGGCCGCGAAGATCTGCTGCCGGGCGTCTTCCAGAAGATCGTCGAACAGGTCAATTCCGAACTGTCGGGCTCGGCCTCGAAGTTTGTCTTTTATCTGGAACGCCATATCGAGCTCGATGGCGATCACCACGGCCCGATGGCCCATCGTCTGCTTTCGCATCTTTGTGGCGACGACGACGACAAATGGCAAGCCGCGGAAGACGCCGCTCTGCGCAGCCTCGAAGCCCGGCAATTGCTGTGGAACGGGATGCTAGAAGCTTTGGCGTATTGA
- a CDS encoding polysaccharide pyruvyl transferase family protein: protein MKRRTFLQASMAAAIATNVYAAPAKRPRIILRSSWQVVNIGDIAHTPGVMALLEKHVPEAEVTLWASGDFSDEVHHMEQKRFPNLKVVKGSIGKSGKASNADLQEAINASEFLLHGSGPSFVARRDVGQYVAATGKPFGIYGITYGGSDAETIDLMSQAKFVYFRDTVSLAKGKKDGIKSPVMEFGPDGAFACDLRDDASAEAYMKETGLEEGKFVCCIPRLRYTPYWLVKKGRTLDEKRHERNEAMKDHDHAPLREAIAKIVTETDYKVLLCPEDMTQMQVGKDNVYDKLPDDIKQKVVWREKFWLTDQALSTYIRSAGFFGLEMHSPIMCIGNGVPAIVGRFEEQTSKGFMWKDIGLGDWLFDIDQPKQVASYPSTVLEMVQKPEQAQAKVAKAQAVVADRQQKTMEMVRQCVGV, encoded by the coding sequence ATGAAACGACGTACTTTCCTGCAAGCATCGATGGCCGCGGCGATCGCCACTAACGTTTACGCTGCCCCTGCAAAGCGGCCTCGCATCATCCTCCGGTCTTCGTGGCAGGTCGTGAACATCGGCGACATCGCCCACACGCCAGGCGTGATGGCCCTGTTGGAAAAGCATGTGCCTGAAGCAGAGGTCACGCTGTGGGCTTCCGGTGACTTCTCGGACGAAGTCCACCACATGGAACAAAAGCGGTTCCCGAACCTGAAGGTGGTCAAGGGTTCGATCGGCAAAAGTGGGAAGGCCTCCAACGCCGACCTGCAGGAAGCGATCAACGCCAGCGAGTTCCTGCTGCATGGCTCTGGACCGTCGTTCGTGGCTCGCCGCGATGTCGGTCAGTACGTCGCCGCCACTGGCAAACCGTTCGGCATCTATGGCATCACCTACGGTGGTTCCGATGCCGAAACCATCGACCTGATGAGCCAGGCCAAGTTCGTCTACTTCCGCGATACGGTCTCGCTGGCCAAGGGGAAGAAGGATGGCATCAAGAGCCCGGTCATGGAGTTCGGTCCTGATGGTGCGTTTGCGTGCGATCTGCGTGACGACGCTTCGGCGGAAGCGTACATGAAGGAAACCGGTTTGGAGGAAGGCAAGTTCGTCTGCTGCATTCCGCGACTTCGCTACACGCCTTATTGGCTGGTGAAGAAAGGGCGGACGCTCGACGAGAAGCGGCACGAACGAAACGAGGCGATGAAAGATCACGATCATGCCCCGCTGCGAGAAGCGATCGCGAAGATCGTGACCGAAACCGACTACAAGGTTTTGCTCTGCCCGGAAGACATGACCCAGATGCAGGTCGGCAAAGACAATGTCTACGACAAATTGCCGGACGACATCAAGCAGAAGGTTGTTTGGCGCGAGAAGTTCTGGCTGACCGATCAGGCCCTGAGCACGTACATCCGCTCGGCAGGCTTCTTCGGTCTCGAGATGCATTCCCCTATCATGTGTATTGGCAACGGCGTGCCGGCGATCGTCGGTCGCTTTGAAGAGCAGACCTCGAAGGGATTCATGTGGAAGGATATCGGCCTGGGCGATTGGTTGTTCGATATCGATCAACCGAAGCAGGTCGCCAGCTATCCTTCCACGGTACTCGAGATGGTACAGAAGCCAGAGCAAGCCCAAGCCAAGGTCGCCAAGGCACAAGCCGTGGTGGCTGACCGCCAACAGAAAACGATGGAAATGGTTCGACAGTGCGTGGGTGTCTAA
- a CDS encoding arylsulfatase has product MNRVLTFTLLAILGCCFVSTSQAETKKPNIIYILADDLGIGDLGCYGQEKFETPNLDRLAAEGMKFTQHYSGSTVCAPTRSVLMTGLHTGHTPVRGNAEVKPVGQEPLPGDTVTLPELLKTAGYATGAFGKWGLGYPGSEGDPNHQGFDVFYGYNCQRNAHTYYPTWMYDNQTKIEFDGKTYSHDLIMDHALQFIRDNKDKPFFCYLPITIPHAAMHVSEEYVKPFREKFSEFEDKVGKYAGPPVKNPIAAFAGMCTKMDDDVGRVMHLVKELGLDDNTIILFSSDNGAHQEGGHDPVFFNSNGPYRGHKRDLTDGGIRAPFMVRWPGHVKAGTESDMISAHWDVLPTLCELAGVEVPTGLDGISMVPTLTDKGDQPQHEYLYWEFFERGGKRAVRLGKWKGIQLNMTNKPNAPIEIYNIEEDLEEQNNVADKHPEVVAQVKRIFDEAHTENDRFKFKFERK; this is encoded by the coding sequence ATGAACCGAGTTCTAACATTCACGTTGCTCGCGATCCTCGGGTGCTGCTTTGTCAGTACATCCCAGGCCGAGACTAAAAAGCCCAACATCATCTACATCCTGGCGGACGATCTGGGGATCGGCGATTTGGGGTGCTACGGTCAGGAAAAGTTCGAGACACCTAACCTCGATCGCCTGGCCGCCGAAGGGATGAAGTTCACTCAGCACTACTCCGGCAGCACCGTGTGTGCTCCAACGCGAAGCGTGCTGATGACCGGGCTGCACACGGGGCACACCCCGGTGCGTGGCAATGCCGAGGTGAAGCCGGTCGGGCAAGAGCCTCTGCCAGGCGACACGGTGACCTTGCCGGAACTGCTGAAGACCGCTGGTTACGCGACCGGGGCGTTCGGTAAGTGGGGCCTGGGATATCCTGGCTCGGAAGGGGATCCGAACCATCAAGGCTTCGACGTCTTCTATGGTTACAACTGCCAGCGGAACGCCCACACCTATTACCCGACCTGGATGTACGACAACCAGACGAAGATTGAATTCGACGGCAAGACCTACTCGCACGATCTGATCATGGATCACGCCTTACAGTTCATCCGCGACAACAAAGACAAGCCGTTCTTCTGCTACTTGCCGATCACCATTCCGCACGCGGCCATGCATGTGTCGGAAGAATACGTGAAGCCATTCCGCGAGAAATTCTCGGAGTTTGAAGACAAGGTTGGCAAGTACGCTGGCCCACCGGTTAAGAACCCAATCGCGGCGTTCGCAGGCATGTGCACCAAGATGGATGACGACGTCGGCCGCGTGATGCACCTGGTGAAGGAGTTGGGGCTGGACGACAACACGATCATTCTCTTCTCGAGCGATAACGGCGCGCATCAAGAGGGTGGCCACGATCCGGTGTTCTTCAACAGCAACGGACCTTACCGCGGTCACAAGCGTGACCTGACCGATGGCGGCATCCGCGCTCCTTTCATGGTGCGTTGGCCAGGCCACGTGAAGGCGGGCACCGAAAGCGATATGATCAGTGCCCATTGGGACGTGTTGCCCACGCTATGTGAACTTGCCGGTGTCGAGGTTCCCACGGGGCTCGATGGCATCAGCATGGTGCCCACGCTGACCGACAAAGGAGACCAGCCGCAGCACGAATACTTGTACTGGGAGTTCTTTGAACGAGGCGGCAAGCGAGCCGTTCGCCTGGGCAAGTGGAAGGGGATTCAGCTGAACATGACCAACAAGCCGAACGCCCCGATCGAGATCTATAACATCGAAGAAGATCTCGAAGAGCAAAACAACGTCGCCGATAAGCATCCCGAAGTGGTTGCCCAGGTGAAGCGAATCTTCGACGAGGCCCACACCGAGAACGATCGCTTCAAGTTCAAGTTCGAACGCAAGTAA
- the msrA gene encoding peptide-methionine (S)-S-oxide reductase MsrA: MADIQTATFGGGCFWCTEAVFLELRGVQSVTSGYAGGHVANPTYEQVCTKTTGHAEVIQITYDADEVSYEDLLEIFFQTHDPTTKDRQGNDVGPQYRSAIFYHSPQQKETAEAFIQKLTDAGTFADPIVTEVTEINNYYPAENYHQDYLANNPGNPYCAMVVRPKVDKFRKQFADRLK; the protein is encoded by the coding sequence ATGGCAGATATTCAAACGGCAACGTTCGGCGGTGGTTGTTTCTGGTGCACCGAGGCAGTCTTTCTGGAGCTGCGTGGCGTGCAGAGTGTCACCTCTGGCTATGCCGGCGGTCACGTGGCCAATCCGACCTACGAACAAGTCTGCACCAAGACGACCGGGCACGCCGAAGTGATTCAGATCACGTACGATGCCGACGAGGTGAGCTACGAAGACCTGCTCGAGATCTTCTTCCAGACGCACGATCCCACCACCAAGGATCGTCAGGGGAACGATGTCGGCCCGCAGTATCGCAGTGCGATCTTCTATCACTCGCCCCAGCAAAAAGAGACGGCTGAGGCATTCATTCAGAAGTTGACCGACGCAGGCACCTTCGCCGATCCGATCGTCACGGAAGTGACCGAGATCAACAACTACTACCCGGCCGAGAACTACCATCAGGATTACCTGGCCAATAACCCAGGCAATCCTTATTGTGCGATGGTCGTCCGTCCGAAGGTCGACAAGTTCCGCAAGCAGTTCGCCGACCGCTTGAAGTAA
- the uvrA gene encoding excinuclease ABC subunit UvrA — MSVRGARVHNLKNVDIDLPRDQLIVITGPSGSGKSSLALDTLYAEGQRQYVESLSVYARQFLDQMERPDVDLIVGLQPTICIDQRTGSQNPRSTVATITEIYDYLRLLMARLGQPHCWKCGLEITQQTAEQIQDRLLALPEETKLMIMAPMVQGRKGAHKEVIDRIRREGLLRVRVDDEVYQIDEVPELNPKKNHTIEAVVDRIIIREGLRSRMSDSVAMALKLGDGRLLSCHLDTDVVDPDHPKGTWIDQIFNTELACVDCNLSFIDIEPRTFSFNSPYGTCPKCEGLGICEEFDPDLVVPDREISLDDGAIAPWRGVTASSLTKLSKGLDAFLTKQKVDRTSKLSDWSEEQRTKLLSGDGDKFLGVLIALEKEFVTTTRKKRLEQLSKFRGKLPCPACHGARLRPEALAVRVADHNIHEIVRKSINDARGFFDELEFDEHESLIATPIVREIAKRLAFLEKVGADYLTLDRAADTLSGGELQRVRLATGIGSGLVGICYILDEPSIGLHSRDNHRLIEALVELRDHGNTVIVVEHDEAIMRVADRLVDVGPGAGHRGGQIIAEGTPAVVSDVDGSITGQYLSGRKKIEIPPSRRKIAKTRMISLEGATTNNLKNVGVQVPLGAFVCVTGVSGSGKSSLVNETITPALLRRLGQPSQRPGPFTSLRGTSQIDKVIPIDQSPIGRTPRSNPATYTGVFDEIRKVFAETRQAKQYGYKASRFSFNVKGGRCEECQGQGLRKIEMNFLPDLFVECPACHGKRFNRQTLRVKYKDQSIADVLNLPIEEAAEFFDAVPTIHRVLASLCDVGLGYLSLGQPSTTLSGGEAQRIKLATELARTETGSTLYVLDEPTTGLHFEDIRRLLSVLSRLVDKGNTVLVIEHNLDVIKCADWLIDLGPEGGSGGGEIIVTGTPEQVADCEASYTGQYLKPLLNGHAGE; from the coding sequence ATTAGCGTTCGCGGGGCCCGTGTCCACAATCTCAAGAACGTCGATATCGACCTGCCCCGGGACCAGTTGATTGTCATCACCGGTCCAAGCGGTTCCGGGAAAAGCTCTCTGGCGCTCGACACCTTATACGCCGAAGGACAGCGGCAATATGTCGAAAGCTTGTCGGTCTATGCCCGGCAGTTTCTGGACCAGATGGAACGCCCCGACGTCGATCTGATCGTCGGCCTTCAGCCCACCATCTGTATCGACCAGCGAACCGGCAGCCAGAACCCACGCAGTACCGTCGCCACGATCACCGAGATCTACGACTACCTGCGTCTGCTGATGGCACGCCTCGGGCAGCCTCACTGCTGGAAGTGCGGTCTCGAGATCACGCAGCAAACGGCCGAACAAATTCAGGATCGCCTTCTGGCCCTGCCTGAAGAAACGAAGCTGATGATCATGGCCCCCATGGTCCAAGGCCGCAAAGGGGCACACAAAGAAGTCATCGATCGGATCCGACGCGAAGGCTTGCTGCGAGTTCGCGTCGATGACGAGGTCTATCAGATCGACGAAGTCCCGGAACTCAATCCGAAGAAGAATCACACCATCGAAGCGGTCGTCGACCGAATCATCATCCGCGAAGGCCTTCGCTCGCGCATGAGCGACTCGGTAGCGATGGCCCTGAAACTGGGTGACGGCCGACTGCTGTCTTGCCACCTCGATACCGACGTCGTCGACCCAGATCACCCGAAGGGAACCTGGATCGATCAGATTTTCAACACCGAACTGGCCTGCGTCGATTGCAACTTGAGCTTTATCGACATCGAGCCACGGACGTTCAGCTTCAACAGCCCCTACGGCACGTGCCCCAAGTGCGAAGGCCTGGGCATTTGCGAAGAGTTCGATCCTGACCTGGTTGTGCCTGATCGCGAGATTTCGCTGGATGATGGAGCGATCGCACCTTGGCGGGGCGTGACCGCCTCCTCGTTGACGAAGCTCAGCAAAGGACTCGATGCGTTTCTGACCAAGCAGAAGGTTGATCGCACGTCGAAGCTGAGCGACTGGAGCGAAGAACAACGGACGAAGCTTCTCTCGGGCGATGGCGACAAGTTCCTCGGCGTGTTGATCGCTCTGGAGAAAGAGTTTGTCACCACCACGCGGAAGAAGCGGCTTGAACAACTCTCGAAGTTCCGTGGCAAACTCCCCTGCCCTGCCTGCCATGGTGCACGACTGCGTCCTGAGGCACTTGCTGTCCGGGTCGCCGATCACAACATCCACGAGATCGTCCGCAAGAGTATCAACGATGCCCGTGGCTTCTTCGATGAACTTGAGTTCGACGAACACGAGAGCCTGATCGCCACGCCCATCGTTCGCGAGATCGCCAAGCGTCTCGCCTTCCTCGAGAAGGTCGGGGCCGATTACTTAACGCTCGACCGCGCAGCCGATACGCTCAGCGGTGGCGAACTGCAGCGAGTTCGCCTGGCAACTGGCATCGGCAGTGGCCTGGTCGGCATCTGCTATATCCTCGACGAACCATCGATCGGGCTTCATTCGCGTGATAATCATCGCTTGATTGAAGCGCTCGTCGAACTGCGAGACCATGGCAATACAGTGATCGTCGTCGAACATGACGAAGCGATCATGCGGGTCGCCGATCGCCTCGTCGACGTGGGGCCTGGGGCAGGTCATCGTGGCGGGCAGATCATCGCCGAAGGGACGCCTGCGGTGGTCTCGGATGTCGATGGTTCGATCACCGGCCAATATCTTTCCGGCCGAAAGAAGATCGAGATTCCCCCATCGCGGCGCAAGATTGCCAAGACGCGGATGATCTCGCTGGAAGGTGCCACCACCAACAATCTGAAGAACGTGGGCGTGCAGGTTCCGTTAGGTGCGTTTGTCTGCGTGACCGGCGTGAGTGGCAGCGGGAAGAGTTCGCTCGTCAACGAAACGATCACGCCGGCACTGCTTCGCCGACTTGGCCAGCCGTCGCAGCGGCCTGGGCCGTTCACCAGCTTGCGTGGTACAAGCCAGATCGACAAAGTGATCCCGATCGATCAGTCGCCGATCGGCCGCACACCTCGCAGCAACCCGGCCACCTATACCGGCGTGTTCGACGAAATCCGAAAGGTTTTCGCCGAAACCCGTCAGGCAAAACAGTATGGCTACAAAGCGTCACGTTTCAGCTTCAATGTGAAAGGTGGCCGCTGCGAGGAATGCCAGGGACAAGGTTTGCGGAAGATCGAAATGAACTTCCTGCCAGACCTCTTCGTCGAGTGTCCCGCTTGCCATGGCAAACGGTTCAACCGCCAGACGCTGCGAGTCAAATACAAGGATCAGTCGATCGCCGACGTGCTGAACCTGCCGATCGAAGAAGCGGCCGAGTTCTTCGACGCGGTGCCAACCATTCATCGTGTGCTGGCCAGTTTGTGCGACGTCGGCCTTGGCTACCTTTCGCTTGGCCAACCCAGCACGACCCTTTCCGGCGGTGAAGCCCAGCGTATCAAGCTGGCGACCGAGTTGGCCCGAACCGAAACCGGTTCGACGCTGTACGTCCTCGACGAACCGACGACTGGCCTGCACTTCGAGGACATTCGTCGGCTGCTGTCGGTCTTGAGCCGGCTGGTCGACAAGGGGAACACGGTGCTGGTGATCGAGCACAACCTGGACGTGATCAAGTGTGCGGACTGGCTGATCGATCTTGGCCCCGAAGGTGGTTCTGGCGGCGGTGAGATTATCGTGACCGGAACGCCGGAGCAAGTCGCCGATTGCGAGGCGAGCTATACCGGTCAGTACCTCAAACCATTGCTTAATGGGCACGCCGGCGAATAA
- the dgt gene encoding dGTP triphosphohydrolase yields the protein MRSFMNYNEREERLLAPYALRSRQSRGREFDEPDHPYRSPFQRDRDRIIHSSSFRRLADKTQVFMNISDYHRTRLTHTIEVVTIARTIGRSLGLNEELIEALGYLHDIGHPPFGHTGEDVLKECMVDCGGFSHNAFGLILVKHLEVRSPHYDGLNLTYEVLEGQHTRVDKRQMTFLRPLLEAQTVESCDSITYDAHDADDALKLGLVTFDELMQIPLFAQSAERVYQRYGELTGRRLRKLVIRQLIDLQVTDVTETALERLAKWNPQTPEEAEMCEPIVTVSDDLRAQKTQLEQFLFHRVYRHPDIVEFRDRGQDQLRRMYDGYLRRPELIRGKLAEWVDVWGLPRTVGYYIGTMTDSYCQREFDAHFR from the coding sequence ATGCGAAGTTTCATGAATTACAACGAGCGAGAAGAGCGGCTTCTGGCGCCCTACGCGCTGCGGAGCCGACAATCGCGCGGTCGCGAGTTCGATGAGCCCGACCACCCTTACCGCTCGCCATTTCAACGCGATCGCGACCGGATCATCCACAGCAGTTCCTTCCGCCGACTGGCCGACAAGACGCAAGTCTTCATGAACATCAGCGACTATCATCGGACGCGTCTGACGCACACGATCGAAGTCGTCACCATTGCCCGCACGATCGGCCGCAGCCTGGGCCTGAACGAAGAATTGATCGAAGCACTGGGCTATCTGCACGATATCGGCCATCCACCGTTCGGCCATACAGGCGAAGACGTGCTGAAGGAATGCATGGTCGACTGCGGCGGTTTCTCGCACAACGCGTTCGGCCTGATCCTGGTAAAGCACCTGGAAGTTCGCAGTCCCCATTACGACGGATTGAACCTGACGTACGAGGTTCTGGAAGGGCAGCATACCCGCGTCGACAAGCGTCAGATGACCTTTCTGCGGCCGCTGCTGGAAGCCCAGACGGTCGAATCGTGCGACAGTATCACCTACGACGCGCACGATGCCGACGACGCCTTAAAGCTGGGACTGGTCACCTTCGACGAGTTGATGCAGATTCCACTGTTTGCGCAAAGTGCCGAACGGGTCTATCAGCGCTACGGCGAACTGACAGGACGCCGGCTGCGGAAGCTGGTCATTCGACAACTGATCGACCTGCAAGTGACCGACGTGACCGAGACGGCGCTGGAGCGTCTGGCGAAGTGGAATCCGCAGACGCCGGAAGAGGCGGAGATGTGCGAACCGATCGTCACCGTCAGCGATGATCTGCGTGCGCAAAAGACGCAGCTCGAACAGTTTCTGTTCCATCGTGTTTACCGCCATCCCGACATCGTCGAGTTCCGCGACCGGGGCCAGGACCAGCTTCGGCGGATGTATGACGGGTACCTTCGACGGCCGGAACTGATTCGCGGAAAGCTGGCGGAATGGGTCGACGTTTGGGGGCTGCCTCGGACGGTCGGCTATTACATCGGAACGATGACCGACTCCTACTGCCAACGGGAGTTTGACGCCCATTTTCGGTAG